A segment of the Pyrococcus kukulkanii genome:
ATATTCGGCTTCTCCTCAATAATAATAGGGATAGAGAGGTTCAGTTCTTTAAACTCCCCACTAGGATCTTTATACACTACAACGACTGGTATTTGATACGTCCCAGGTTTTGCATCCTTATCAATATCCACTTTAAAAGATGCTTTCGCAGAGTCACCTTGCTTAAGGGTGCCAACGTTTATAATCTGGTCACTGGTTTTGCTCAACTTGAAAGGATACGATGGCATAGGCTTAACCAACACGTACCTAGCTTCCCCACTTCCAATGTTTTCTACAGTGAATGCCACCTCAACATCTGAATTTCCAGGTAATACTCTTGATGGAGACGTAGAAACCCCACTAATTACGATCATTTCAGCGCCAGTAACATCTATACCAATTATTCGTTCATCAGAGAATTCCATATCATCGGGAGAAGACAGGTAAGCTAAAGATACCTTGAGAGGATAAACATTATTCTCTAATCTGTCATTAGCCTTGAGCACGAAACTCAGTTGAATTGTCTGATTTGGAAGAATAATTCCGTCATATTTGACGTTGTCTTCTCCGACGGGTAAGAATGCTGGCATTCTTTCAATGGCAATTTCCCCTATTAATTGGTTTATTGCTGACTGTAAATTCTCCAAGATCTGTTGGCTCTGAGATATGGGAAGTGAGGATAGCTGAGATAAATCAATTTTCTGAATTTCCCTCCTAATTAAAACTTCTACAGGTATTATTTTAACTCTTAATCCCTTAGCATAACCTTCTCCTACGTTCTTTAGCGTTAACGTAACTCTAAAGGTCATTCCCGGCTCCACTTTTTTTGGCTCTATCGTGACATTCTCAATCTCTATAAAAGCAGCCCTACGCCTTATAACCGTAGTAGAGAACGTAAATTCTTGAGTTATCTGCTCATTAGTATTTCCGGAGTAATATGTAACCCTTAATTTGAAAATGTAAGTACCTGTTTTCACTGATTCATCAACGTGTAATTTGAACTCCTTAACAATAGTCTCGCCACTTTCAACGAATTTAGCGTAAAATGAATTTGATGATACTGGAGCAAATGGCCTTCCCTTTATATCTTCAAGGATTAGGGTGCCCAAAACATCTTTCGCAGTATCAGAACCTGAGTTTTTGAGCACAACTTTTACTGTGAAGTCTTCCCCAGGATAAACTACCTTGGGGATTGATTGATTCTCAACGATAAACGTTGCCTCGTAATCCCTTGCTATCGTAACTGCCGTGGAATCATAGAGCACCCTCTGTTCCAAGTTCTCCCCTGTTGTATAGGAGAAGTAAACTACGGTTAAGTACAGGGGATAGTCTCCAGGCCTAGCGTTCTCGTTCGCCTTGTAGCTAAATGTTATCACCTTATCCTCCCCAGGTTCAATGTAGTCAATAAATTTCATCGTAGTTCCCAATGGATATAGGCTACCCTGAGCCACTCCAGTCTGAGCAAGTGTTTGAGGTAGCACTGAAACAGCACTTTCCTCCCTGCTAGTGACCTCTGGGATTAGGGGAGTTGGAGATAGCATCACGGTCACGAATCTTACTCGTCTGGATCCTATATTCTTTAGGTGAACGTTCACATAGAATATTTCACCTGGACGTACCGTTCCTTTAACTTCTATTTTTGAAAGGAGTAAACCCTGAACCATAGAGACTCTCCATTTTATCGGGCCACTTATGCTAATTTTGGCCCCATTCGGGTAAACGAAGAGGGGAGTGATGTAGAGAGTTTCGCCATGATACTCAATCTTTACTGTCTCATTTACACCCACAGGCCTAGCGTTTGGTACTAATATTGGCTTAGCTATGTCATTTAGCGAGATCCCTAGCTCTGGATGCTCTTCAATAGTTTTAACTATAGCGTTCCAAACTTCCATTTGGGATGCAGAGGACAACCATCTCAAAAACTTGACATATTCGATTGGGTTATCTGGATCATAACCCAAGGTCTCCGCCATGGCTCTTAGGAAAGTTTGATTTGCAAGGAGTTGCTGAACTTTTCCAGGATCTGGCACGTATATCTTCGTTAAATTTGGACCAATCGGGTTCATGTCTTCATCGAGGACTATAAACAAAACTTTCCACTCTCTGTCATTGATATCGTATACAACGTCCTTCACAATAACCGTGAGTGGACCAACCAAGAGATAGTCTCCTTTATCCACGTACCCCTCGAACAGTAGCTCAGGACCTTGAGCCCAACCCGGGGTAATTAGCATGGCTATTATCATCAAAATAGCAATTAGCTTACCCTCTTTCATCTTTCATCCCTCCCTAGTTTTCTACCAAATTCAAGTTGCAATATAGCTGGAGTTACGAGATAAGCGGAAAACATTGAAGCGAATATTCCAACCGCAAGAACTTTACCAAAGTCATGAATCGCAGTAAGTTGGGCAGTTAACAAAGCGAGGAATCCACCCGCGGTTGTCAACGCACCCACCAAAATGCCAGGACCAACGCTCTCCATCGCAGTTATTATCGGCGTTTTATTACCCTCCCTTAACTCTTCTAAGAATCTGTGAGTTATGTGCATCCCATAATCAACCCCAAGCCCCACTATCATAGATACAACACCAGCTAAGGTTTGAGAGAACGGGATTCCTGCTAGTCCCATGTATCCTATCGTCCATAAAGCTCCAAGGAACATTGGCATTATCATGGCTACTGCAACTGTGGGCCTTCTAAAGATGAGAAATACAACGAGAACAACTATAATGGTTCCTATTGTCGATATCCTTCCGATCTCCTTGTCCACAAGATCACCAAGAACGTAATTCAAATACGCACTCCCGGCAAGTTCAACCCTGGTGCTTGGTGGGAAGTTAGCCTGCTTTATTTGTTCCTCAAAATATTCCATTATTCTGTTAAACTTCCTCTGCGTTACACCCATGAAGTTACCTTTAAATTTCACAATCGTCATCGAGTAATCCGAAGAAACTAGGGAAGAATCTTTCAATGCCTCGCTTATCTTCTCTTTGTCCTGGGGTATGTAGCCATACTTTTGCAACACCTCATCGGCTATGCTTTCCGCAGAGAAGACATTATTCGTATGGGAGTCCGCCTTAACTTCTCGTTCGAATCGCAATATTGCCCTGACGAGGGTAGGATCCCTTACATCCTCAGCCCTTATTAAAATGTTGACTTCGTCTTGACCCCCAAATTCCGATCTTATGTCTGCAAGAGCCTTTATCTCGGGAAGATCCATTGGAATCATTTTTTCGAGCCTGACCTCTGTTGTGACTTTTGTTAGCCCATAAAATGAGACTCCAGAAATTATTAAGGCTACCAGTAAAGCACCCCAGGGAAACCTCTTAATGCACCCTCCCCACTTGCTAAAGATGAAGGCTATTTTTCCTTCTCCTCCACCTATGGATATTATCTCCTCCTTCTTCAGAACCACCCTCCTGAAGTCCTCCTCAAGTATCGCAAGAGCTGGTGTTACTATGACGGCATTTAAAGCGGTAAGGCCAAGACCCATAACTAGGGTTATGCTGAGCCTCTTGAGTGATGGAAGCGTTGAAATTGATAATGCAAGAAATCCAGCTATGGTCGTGAGGGCCGCACCCAACAAGGCCTTTCCGGTCTCAGCTATAGCCTCCTCCGCAGCTATTTCTGGAGGTTCTCCCTTGGCCCTCTCCTCATAGTATCTGTTCGTGATGTGAACACCGTAATCAATACCCATACCTATTATCATAGCACCGACTGTGCTAGTGGCGATATCCAGAGGAATCCCCAAGAGACCCATGAAGCCCAAAGTCATTACAACACCAAATATTAAAGGAATCAGTGGGACAAGCATTCTAATTGGGGATTTATAGAAGTACAACAAAATTAGTACTACTATTATTCCAGCAACGGCCATCGTCCTATTCATGTCATTTTGAAGCATTTCAAGAACTTTGTACGTTATCCCGAGATCCCCAGTGAGAACCACATCTACTCCATGGGGAAAGTTTGACCTCTTTACATATCCCTCCATGTCGTTGTAGACTCTGACGAGGGCTTTCTGGTTTCTCTCCCTGTTTATGTTAACTATGATAATTGTTGAGGAGTAATCTCCACTCACTAGCCCTTTTCTAGCATTTTCAGGAAGAACATTGAGAACAAAGTTTACCTCCTCCCTGTTCTTTGGGAGCCTTCCCAGGATTTGAACGCAGAGGTCAGCGATGCTGAAAGTATCAGTAACGTACTCCCTCTGCTTCAGCTCCTGTTCCAAATTGTACATTGCCTCTATTAACTTAGGATCCCTTATGTCCGAAACTTCTTCAGTGGACTTTATCTTTACGTATATAAGAGCAGAATCCCCAGTTCCAAACTCATTCTGCAAGATGAAATAGCTTTTCACGGCCTCCAAATCTTCAGGAAGTTGCTTAGAAAGATCACTCTCAAACCTAAGCTGAGTTAAGCCATAAGCCGATAGAATTAGAAGGAATAATGTTATTATCGCGAGCGAGTGCCTGTACGCAACTATCACCCTCGCGATCTTCCTCAGCATGTTAACCACCAAACTTTTGGAAATTTTCGAAAGTTTTATAATTTCAGAAATTTAAAAGTGTTATGGTGGTCACTTGTGGGTATTGAGGAGGCCAAGAAGATAATTATGGAAACGTTCGCTAACACCGCGAGGAGGCTTGGGCAGAGCGAGCTCATTGGGTACATTTATGGAGCCCTCTTCTTATCCGATAAGCCTCTCAGCTTGAGTGAGATAGCCGAGATGACCGGATACTCACTATCGCACGTGAGCTCAGCTATGAAGGTTCTCGAGGGAGTTGGTCTAGTTCAGAGAATAAAAAAGCCCGGAGACAGAAAGGCGTACTTTATTACAACCAAAAACTTTGGAGAGTGGAGAAGCTCTGCATTCTACGAGAACATTTTACGAGATATAGAAGAAACACGCAAAAACCTCCTGAGGGCTCTAAGTGAAATAACTGAGGAAACCCAGGAAGCCCAAAGGATAAAAGAAAAAATAAAGAAGGCCATAAGGAGGAACGAGACAACAAAAAAATTGCTACTCATAGTTATGAAATTTAAATCCGAGGAAGAGATACTTGAAACCCTTGAAAGATGTCTAAAGGAGAAATAAAGCCTTTCTTTATCGCGCTCAGCTCTAGCTTCCCCAGGGTCTTAGAGGACCTGCTAACGGGTCATACAAAAGGGACATTTGCTCTTAGTTTAACTTATATTAACCTTTTCATTTTATCAAAAGCATGGCCAGAGCCCTTCTATACTCCCTTACGGTTCTCTGCTTTAAAATCTCCTTGC
Coding sequences within it:
- a CDS encoding COG1361 S-layer family protein codes for the protein MKEGKLIAILMIIAMLITPGWAQGPELLFEGYVDKGDYLLVGPLTVIVKDVVYDINDREWKVLFIVLDEDMNPIGPNLTKIYVPDPGKVQQLLANQTFLRAMAETLGYDPDNPIEYVKFLRWLSSASQMEVWNAIVKTIEEHPELGISLNDIAKPILVPNARPVGVNETVKIEYHGETLYITPLFVYPNGAKISISGPIKWRVSMVQGLLLSKIEVKGTVRPGEIFYVNVHLKNIGSRRVRFVTVMLSPTPLIPEVTSREESAVSVLPQTLAQTGVAQGSLYPLGTTMKFIDYIEPGEDKVITFSYKANENARPGDYPLYLTVVYFSYTTGENLEQRVLYDSTAVTIARDYEATFIVENQSIPKVVYPGEDFTVKVVLKNSGSDTAKDVLGTLILEDIKGRPFAPVSSNSFYAKFVESGETIVKEFKLHVDESVKTGTYIFKLRVTYYSGNTNEQITQEFTFSTTVIRRRAAFIEIENVTIEPKKVEPGMTFRVTLTLKNVGEGYAKGLRVKIIPVEVLIRREIQKIDLSQLSSLPISQSQQILENLQSAINQLIGEIAIERMPAFLPVGEDNVKYDGIILPNQTIQLSFVLKANDRLENNVYPLKVSLAYLSSPDDMEFSDERIIGIDVTGAEMIVISGVSTSPSRVLPGNSDVEVAFTVENIGSGEARYVLVKPMPSYPFKLSKTSDQIINVGTLKQGDSAKASFKVDIDKDAKPGTYQIPVVVVYKDPSGEFKELNLSIPIIIEEKPNIVVERVEFKPEPVQGKDVNIYVTVKNIGGEKAESVVIEGFVKPSQPFTLVKRTDYVGTLEPNQTGEGVITLTVDKDAIPKVYNVLIRIRAVGDRDKGDDNVYIFEHTLKIPVKENVEGKEGLKKLAIGAGVLAILVTLLTYLRMKKSSS
- a CDS encoding hydrophobe/amphiphile efflux-3 (HAE3) family transporter, with the protein product MLRKIARVIVAYRHSLAIITLFLLILSAYGLTQLRFESDLSKQLPEDLEAVKSYFILQNEFGTGDSALIYVKIKSTEEVSDIRDPKLIEAMYNLEQELKQREYVTDTFSIADLCVQILGRLPKNREEVNFVLNVLPENARKGLVSGDYSSTIIIVNINRERNQKALVRVYNDMEGYVKRSNFPHGVDVVLTGDLGITYKVLEMLQNDMNRTMAVAGIIVVLILLYFYKSPIRMLVPLIPLIFGVVMTLGFMGLLGIPLDIATSTVGAMIIGMGIDYGVHITNRYYEERAKGEPPEIAAEEAIAETGKALLGAALTTIAGFLALSISTLPSLKRLSITLVMGLGLTALNAVIVTPALAILEEDFRRVVLKKEEIISIGGGEGKIAFIFSKWGGCIKRFPWGALLVALIISGVSFYGLTKVTTEVRLEKMIPMDLPEIKALADIRSEFGGQDEVNILIRAEDVRDPTLVRAILRFEREVKADSHTNNVFSAESIADEVLQKYGYIPQDKEKISEALKDSSLVSSDYSMTIVKFKGNFMGVTQRKFNRIMEYFEEQIKQANFPPSTRVELAGSAYLNYVLGDLVDKEIGRISTIGTIIVVLVVFLIFRRPTVAVAMIMPMFLGALWTIGYMGLAGIPFSQTLAGVVSMIVGLGVDYGMHITHRFLEELREGNKTPIITAMESVGPGILVGALTTAGGFLALLTAQLTAIHDFGKVLAVGIFASMFSAYLVTPAILQLEFGRKLGRDER
- a CDS encoding GbsR/MarR family transcriptional regulator, with amino-acid sequence MGIEEAKKIIMETFANTARRLGQSELIGYIYGALFLSDKPLSLSEIAEMTGYSLSHVSSAMKVLEGVGLVQRIKKPGDRKAYFITTKNFGEWRSSAFYENILRDIEETRKNLLRALSEITEETQEAQRIKEKIKKAIRRNETTKKLLLIVMKFKSEEEILETLERCLKEK